From the Microthrixaceae bacterium genome, one window contains:
- a CDS encoding DEAD/DEAH box helicase: MTNEWNWNNQVTFVPADPPRAGSLVLWDERDTGGLFAASSSERLAIRRGSRIDVEAQPVARVPLDAALEALLDVDTPMSESAQTYRRATRFALELIERGRFVPAVSTAGYDAWQIDPFDPLDYAVLADLAASAPPQAFALAAEIPLDGSNNTAAMVDPAWLLRAYLDAVVDRFVRSAAAGEVAGSHLWAALDAAPAEPARPWTTWAYGHLISSTRLGLRVEALDIVSDGLIEGDAAGQGALDDGHLTRAQREELARFKVIPQLRSTREGSLVVDMTRLGRLSDPVRRRFGAATELESLVALGRAATMWAPLEPATGTEPGEPIEVDLDGLLEFIEVAEGLEAAGIEVLWPASFDADFTPSLVGTATAAPRGADDTATLGLSTLLKFHWRVFCDGERLTDRELEVLADAKRSVVFLRGRWVRTDPALVERLRTVPDAVVGAGAVAGAMAGSTVDDDGEVIEVESDEYFDELRARLSDPDALVELAAPPGLRAQLRPYQRRGMSWMAELCRIGLGGILADDMGLGKTLQVIALHLTLAAEGWAPTLVIVPTSVLGNWRREFEKFAPDTPVRVVSGSSDSLEAPADGGVVVMSYGVARRNADRLAQMRWGLVVADEAQHIKNPRSRVARALREIPSRARIALTGTPVENRLTELWSVMDWAAPGLLGSAERFRTAYVVAIEKHRSPLAAERLRERIAPFMLRRLKTDPGVADDLPPRIHSDVTVTLSAEQLSLYEALVRESLAEIARAEGPKRSSMVFRLLTALKQIANHPAHYLHEADGVLAGRSAKLEAACDLVTDAVDNDRQVLVFSQYVEMCSLLQRRFAEQHVHSEVLHGGLPAAARDALVARFQAGELGVLIISLKAGGTGLNLTAASQVIHFDRWWNPAVEDQATDRAWRIGQRETVIVHRLIAAGTIDERIAEMIERKRDLATSIVGASEEAWITELDDDALGELVELRSESRESMEVLR; encoded by the coding sequence GTGACGAACGAATGGAACTGGAACAACCAGGTCACCTTCGTGCCGGCCGACCCGCCCCGAGCCGGTTCGCTGGTGTTGTGGGATGAACGTGATACCGGCGGGCTGTTCGCCGCGTCATCCAGCGAACGGTTGGCGATCCGGCGCGGTTCGCGCATCGATGTCGAAGCTCAGCCGGTGGCGCGGGTTCCGCTCGATGCCGCCCTCGAGGCGCTGCTCGACGTCGATACCCCGATGTCTGAATCGGCTCAGACCTATCGGCGTGCGACCAGGTTCGCGCTCGAGTTGATCGAACGGGGCCGGTTCGTTCCGGCGGTGAGCACCGCCGGCTACGACGCCTGGCAGATCGACCCGTTCGACCCACTCGACTATGCGGTGCTGGCCGATCTGGCGGCATCTGCCCCGCCGCAGGCGTTCGCCCTCGCTGCAGAGATTCCACTCGACGGGTCGAACAACACGGCGGCGATGGTCGACCCGGCCTGGCTGTTGCGGGCCTACCTCGATGCGGTGGTCGACCGGTTTGTGCGTTCCGCGGCAGCGGGCGAGGTGGCAGGGTCGCACTTGTGGGCGGCGCTCGATGCTGCGCCGGCCGAACCCGCTCGGCCATGGACGACGTGGGCCTACGGGCATCTGATCTCGTCGACCAGGCTCGGGCTACGCGTCGAGGCGCTCGACATCGTCTCCGACGGGCTCATCGAAGGAGATGCCGCGGGCCAGGGGGCGCTCGACGACGGTCACCTGACCCGGGCCCAGCGCGAGGAACTGGCTCGCTTCAAGGTCATCCCGCAGTTGCGCAGCACGCGGGAGGGGTCGCTGGTGGTCGACATGACGAGGCTCGGTCGTCTGTCGGACCCGGTGCGCCGTCGGTTCGGGGCGGCGACCGAACTCGAGTCGCTCGTCGCGCTCGGACGAGCGGCGACGATGTGGGCTCCTCTCGAGCCGGCGACCGGAACCGAACCCGGCGAGCCCATCGAGGTCGACCTCGACGGGCTGTTGGAGTTCATCGAGGTCGCCGAGGGCCTCGAGGCAGCCGGGATCGAGGTCCTGTGGCCCGCCAGTTTCGACGCCGATTTCACCCCGAGCCTCGTGGGCACGGCCACCGCGGCGCCGCGCGGAGCAGACGACACCGCGACGCTGGGGCTGTCGACGTTGTTGAAGTTCCACTGGAGAGTGTTCTGCGACGGCGAGCGACTCACCGACCGCGAACTCGAGGTCCTCGCGGATGCCAAACGGTCGGTCGTGTTCCTGCGCGGCCGGTGGGTTCGCACCGACCCCGCCCTGGTCGAGCGGTTGCGCACGGTTCCCGACGCCGTCGTGGGGGCCGGAGCGGTCGCCGGGGCCATGGCCGGGTCGACCGTCGACGACGACGGCGAGGTCATCGAGGTCGAATCCGACGAGTACTTCGACGAGTTGCGTGCCCGGCTCAGCGATCCGGATGCGCTGGTGGAACTGGCTGCGCCGCCCGGGCTGCGCGCGCAGCTCCGGCCCTATCAGCGGCGCGGGATGTCGTGGATGGCGGAGTTGTGCCGCATCGGGCTGGGAGGGATCCTTGCCGACGACATGGGGCTCGGAAAGACCCTCCAGGTCATTGCGTTGCACCTGACCCTCGCGGCCGAGGGCTGGGCGCCGACCCTGGTCATCGTGCCGACGTCGGTGTTGGGCAACTGGCGCCGTGAGTTCGAAAAGTTTGCTCCGGATACCCCGGTTCGGGTGGTCTCCGGCTCCTCTGACAGTCTCGAGGCGCCGGCCGACGGCGGTGTCGTGGTGATGAGCTACGGGGTCGCTCGCCGCAACGCCGATCGTCTGGCGCAGATGCGCTGGGGACTCGTCGTGGCCGATGAGGCGCAGCACATCAAGAACCCGCGTAGCCGCGTTGCGAGGGCGCTGCGGGAGATCCCGAGCCGCGCACGGATTGCGCTCACCGGAACTCCGGTCGAGAACCGACTCACCGAACTCTGGTCGGTGATGGACTGGGCGGCACCGGGTCTGCTCGGCTCGGCCGAGAGATTCAGAACGGCCTATGTCGTTGCGATCGAAAAGCACCGAAGCCCGCTGGCTGCCGAGCGCCTCCGGGAGCGGATCGCACCGTTCATGTTGCGTCGGCTCAAGACCGATCCGGGGGTTGCCGACGATCTGCCCCCGCGAATCCATTCAGACGTCACGGTGACGCTCAGCGCCGAACAGCTGTCGTTGTACGAGGCCCTCGTGCGCGAATCGCTCGCCGAAATCGCACGCGCCGAAGGGCCGAAGCGATCGAGCATGGTGTTTCGACTGCTCACCGCGCTCAAGCAGATCGCCAATCATCCGGCCCACTACCTTCACGAAGCCGATGGGGTGCTCGCCGGCCGGTCCGCCAAACTCGAGGCGGCCTGCGACCTGGTGACCGATGCCGTCGACAACGACCGCCAGGTACTGGTGTTTTCCCAGTACGTCGAGATGTGTTCGCTGCTCCAGCGGAGGTTCGCCGAACAACACGTTCATTCCGAGGTGCTGCACGGTGGGTTGCCGGCTGCGGCGCGCGACGCGCTCGTCGCCAGATTCCAGGCGGGCGAGCTCGGCGTGCTCATCATCTCGCTGAAAGCGGGCGGCACCGGGCTCAACCTGACCGCGGCATCGCAGGTCATCCACTTCGACCGTTGGTGGAACCCCGCCGTCGAAGATCAGGCCACCGACCGGGCCTGGCGAATCGGCCAACGAGAAACGGTC